CGGACCATTTAAGAAAGAGATAGATGAGGGTGTTGGAGAGAAATGAGGGCATGATTTTGAGTGTGAGGTGGGCAGCATGATTTAAATTTAATGATCCAGATTGTTGAGTATGTCGGCTCCAGAGAGTAAGATGATCTCTCAATCCCTATTCTCACCTCAATCCCTATTCTCACCCTCTTACTCCAGTTCTAAAGACTACGGATTCAGGACGTCCATTTTGGGGCCACAATTGTGagacatttttgttttctttttattaaatataaatCATATTTTAGATGCTTCAGGCCTACATTTTCCTCAGATCCATGTGTAAAAAATTAGGACCTTGAAGCAAATTGTAATCGATGGATGGCTCCAAAAGCACCAGTCCAATGCTAGAGCTGTAAAGCGAGTGAGCAAAACTAATCTAGGAATGGGCTGAGGCACCGGACATATGCCAGATATTAGTTTGGGGGCTCGGTTGGAACGAACGGACTACCCATTTTCGAACGGAAAACGGATGCGTGGAGCGGCACCTTTCCCGGATCAATGATCTAGAACGGAAACTCAGTTACGGCTACCCCGTCAGCTGTCTGATGCGGGCTAGTGGACTATTGTCTTGGCCGTTGTTCGGCGAGCTTATAAACGCTGGAACTGGAACTGGACTTGTTACACTGGACAACGATCCAATGTACTAAGAGGAGTGAGACTCTCTACAAGACTGACTTGGACTCGATTCCAATCTCATCCAGTTCCATCCACCGAACAAGCCTCATGGTAATTGAACTTACATTTCACGAAACATAAAACCCCAAATATCATACATAAATCACTAATATTCGAAACATACATAACTCATGAGCATTTCAAATATTCAATCATATGTCCTGTTAAGTTACTCCATACTCATATAGACATGTCAGTTACTAGTCAACCAACTACATGTGACAATACAAGATCACTCTCACTTCCCTCCAATTGGTTTCTCTATTCTAAAGGTTCTGCATCCTCACACCGGCGTCTCTGCTGTAGGGAGCCGGGGATTCGTTAGCCCTGGAATAGCTAACATAGTAAAGCTCCGAGAATATGCCTGTGAGGACGACAAATGCAGCCCCAGCTCCGAAGATTCCTTTCCTCAATGTCTCACATGAAGGGTCTTCCATAAACGAAGCCCTGTACTTTGTGTGGTATGCATTTCTCACTGAACCCGCGAGAAGGCATGCCTCAGCAATGACAAAAAGCACCCTGAAGTTTTGAAATATAAGAATAGCATATATCTTTCGACAACACATGATATTGACCTTATATAATCAACCAGTGTTAACAACTATAATATCTGAGAATGCCCGGATTATATGAGGAGCACATACCAGCTGGTAACGAAGAGCATAATTGCCCACGACCGAGAACCGCTGGGTCTCAAAGCCCTTCCACAGCACAAACATCGACTTGCCACCATTATCAGAGCTTGACTTGCCAATAAGAACAGAAACGATCCCACACCTAAGCCAGTTGCAATGTCAGAATCATATACACAATAGCTCGAATCTGCTTCGGTTTGAATCTTGGCCTGCAAGGGAGAGATACTAGATAAAGTAACATGTGCATCATTTCGACTGAAATTGCCCGACAGGTCAACTAACAATGTGTCTAATTGTAGAAGAAACCGCTGATTCTAATAACTTAAGCTATTAGTGTGTGTTCCTCCTCGTTCCAGTTAACgtcaaattcaaaaattagaAATGGAACTGTCCCTGCGATTCGTGTAGAACGTCAGTGACACACACACCTCTCCCCTTTACTTCGGCTTTTGAGATTTTTAatatcaagaatttgagggtgaATCTCAAGTCTCAACTCAAAATTCCTACCAGACAGGTTTACCTCTCTCATCTTGCTTGATCTATCAGTGTTATGTTGATTAACAATCTTGAAAATTTGTTGCCTCTCCCAGCAAAATTGACATGTAATAAATCTGATAAACCCTACTTTTGTATTCTAACAATGGTTTATTAGCATACAAAATATTGAACAAATATAAATACGCCCTACGGTTTGGACTTTTTCGTTTGAGAAACGCCAAAAATTAAACCAACGGTCTAATAAAAAACTAAAGGATGGTGCTACCTACACACCCTTCTTACATTTCACACGCCGCTTCTAATTTTCGATCGTCggattgaagaagataaaatgacagaaattaacaagaggtgagTGAGTGAGAGGTAGAAATTGATGGGTTAATAGCACCATCCAAACTAAATAGCCATTCAAAGGCAGTATTATTGGTTTAATCTCCACAGAAAAATTATGTCCTCaccaataattaaataaaatttacacACTGATTTATGGATTTTTGTAAGGTTTTCTAAATCCTTTATAAATCTAATCAATCCTTATTTTGCTTTAAAAACTCTGTTTCATATTtcccactatttttttttaaatagcaATAAATCGACTATTTCTGTCTGAATGCAAAATTAAAGTATATATTGCTGTAATCAATCTctaattctgaaaaaaaaatggtggaacatatatataaataaaaaagatcaAAACTTGAAGAACTCTAAGTTAAGAATCATATGATATTAGTCCtcccaagaaagaagagaaagacaCACACACTTACAGTGGACCTTCGCTGCTCAGCGGCAACAGCGAGCGCAAAAGCAACCAGATCGAACACAAAAACGACAACTAAAAGCAGCGTTGAAGCCATCCCACAAAACCTCTTTCTCTCGAACTCGAATTTCGTCAAAAACCCCAGCACAAATCGCAgagacagacagacagacagacacgaaaaagaagataaaagcgTTTGCAGTTGGACAAGGGTTGTACGATCCACcgtaaaaccaattggtaacATAGGGAGTGGTCtaagatcatataagcacatagcaaaccgtattcctcaccaatgtgggacaactctcaataTGCCCCCGCACGTGTagcggattttcaagcctacacgtggacaacaaccGGGTGACGTTCAAGCCTACACATGGACAACAACCgggtgacgtggagcacgtATGGACAACAACCGGGTGACGTGGAGCGCGTGTGACCGTTTGGCTTCGCACGAGGATAACCCgttctgataccatgatgaaattgaggttccaccataaaactaattggcaatatagggAGTAGCCCAAGACCATATAAACACATAACAAACCGTGtccctcaccaatgtgggacaattcTCAACAGTCTACTCTCCTTATTTCCGTGCCCTTTTGTGCTCTCTTGTTTTATGTAATCATaattaaaccacgtcaacattttatattgttattttatagagataataagataaaaataaattgtaatataaaatgttgacgtgatttaaccgtgaccatacaaacagGAAGGCATGGAAAAACACGGGAAtaagaagggcagacaatccttatccTTTGCAGTTACAATCAAACAGATTAAATAACGTTGTTGCAAATCAAGAGTCGATACCCACTCGCACAAAAGGCACGCGCTTCTCTATGTAAAagttaaaaggaaaattaatgaaaaattgtttgaaaactttaagttttaacaataaagataaaataaacgGTAAAgcgaatagtatcatgattgattttttagtgtaaaaatatgatttttcgttaaagtgaacaatatagaagcttttcgttaaagttcccaaagttAAAAGCACCTAACTTTTTTTTTgacctttctcttttcttttttttcaatggTGCTAACAGGGATCAGGATCCTTTCCTAAGCAAAATGTGAGGATCCTCTTGATCAAGCTCATCGGGCtgttgaaattttatccaacggttacaattattataacttttagaggggctcctgtttgtaaccgttggataaaatttcaacgtCCCGATGagcttggtcaggaggatcctcacattttgctcaggagaggatcctgatccgtgTTA
This genomic interval from Malus domestica chromosome 05, GDT2T_hap1 contains the following:
- the LOC103434761 gene encoding uncharacterized protein; amino-acid sequence: MCLYDLRPLPMLPIGFTVDRTTLVQLQTLLSSFSCLSVCLSLRFVLGFLTKFEFERKRFCGMASTLLLVVVFVFDLVAFALAVAAEQRRSTAKIQTEADSSYCVYDSDIATGLGVGSFLFLLASQALIMVASRCLCCGRALRPSGSRSWAIMLFVTSWVLFVIAEACLLAGSVRNAYHTKYRASFMEDPSCETLRKGIFGAGAAFVVLTGIFSELYYVSYSRANESPAPYSRDAGVRMQNL